A genomic stretch from Candidatus Eremiobacteraceae bacterium includes:
- a CDS encoding TSUP family transporter: MHVEPWVLVALGATAFVAAAVDAVVGGGGLINLPALLLTGMPVSLALGTNKLSGIAGTATATATFAAARQIRWPIVTASALAAFAGALLGARTVLLLDPKLLRVIVSALLLVVSAVVALRPQLGARFTGAVVQRSVWRSGAIGLATGYYDGFFGPGAGVFMIFLFVAWLGVDFLAASGLAKATNFASNLGAIIVFALAGTIDYQIGVVMAVCAVAGSFTGSRLAIVRGAVFVRFVFLAVAWMVAARLLWQALHR, from the coding sequence TCGCCGCCGCCGTCGATGCGGTGGTCGGTGGCGGCGGGCTCATCAATCTGCCGGCGCTGCTGCTCACCGGCATGCCGGTCTCGCTGGCGCTGGGCACCAACAAGCTGTCAGGTATCGCCGGCACGGCGACGGCGACCGCCACCTTCGCGGCCGCGCGCCAGATCCGTTGGCCGATCGTCACGGCAAGCGCGCTTGCGGCGTTCGCCGGCGCGCTGCTGGGCGCACGCACCGTGCTGCTGCTCGACCCAAAACTGCTGCGCGTCATCGTGTCGGCGCTGCTGCTCGTCGTCTCGGCGGTCGTCGCGCTGCGGCCGCAACTTGGAGCGCGGTTTACTGGCGCGGTGGTTCAGCGCTCGGTGTGGCGTTCCGGGGCGATCGGTTTGGCCACCGGATACTACGACGGCTTCTTCGGGCCCGGCGCGGGCGTGTTCATGATCTTTCTTTTCGTCGCGTGGCTGGGCGTCGATTTCTTGGCAGCCTCGGGCCTGGCCAAAGCGACCAACTTCGCGTCGAATCTCGGCGCCATCATCGTCTTCGCGCTGGCCGGCACCATCGATTATCAAATCGGCGTGGTCATGGCCGTCTGCGCGGTCGCGGGCAGCTTCACCGGTTCGCGTCTGGCGATCGTCCGCGGCGCAGTCTTTGTCCGGTTCGTCTTCCTGGCCGTGGCATGGATGGTCGCGGCGCGGCTGCTCTGGCAGGCGCTCCACCGCTAG